One stretch of Rosistilla oblonga DNA includes these proteins:
- a CDS encoding sigma-70 family RNA polymerase sigma factor — protein MGRSEIAYIPNEDFDTASEQDFAEIDGQLYADEEESGRSRRDAEAFLMAIEASRLLTVEGERFLFKRLNFLRFRANALQASLGRGRAARRSQQEIDRLLSEANQTRDQIACANLRLAASIVRKYSNSQDDFDEFLAEANAILLNAVDKFDYSRGYRFSTYATHAIQRHIYRLLQKTRKARDRQTADGNDQILQIEASPYVGEAACEDAAKAMKKLIASFDRVLDDREQEIVRRRFGLNASGKGASMRAIGDDLGISKERVRQLLNSSIEKLAKIAEPLESILQQDRP, from the coding sequence TTGGGCCGTTCAGAAATCGCTTACATTCCGAACGAAGACTTTGACACGGCGTCCGAACAAGACTTCGCCGAGATCGATGGGCAGTTGTATGCTGACGAAGAGGAGTCCGGACGCAGTCGCCGCGATGCCGAAGCGTTCTTGATGGCGATCGAAGCGTCGCGATTGTTGACGGTCGAAGGCGAACGTTTTTTATTCAAGCGGTTGAACTTCCTGCGGTTCCGAGCCAACGCCTTGCAAGCGTCGCTGGGGCGTGGGCGAGCCGCTAGGCGGAGTCAGCAGGAGATCGATCGGCTGCTATCCGAAGCGAACCAGACACGCGATCAGATCGCTTGTGCGAATCTGCGGTTAGCCGCTTCGATCGTTCGCAAATATTCGAACTCGCAAGACGATTTCGACGAGTTCCTGGCCGAAGCGAATGCGATTTTGCTGAACGCTGTCGACAAGTTTGATTACTCACGAGGTTATCGTTTCAGCACGTACGCGACTCACGCGATCCAACGACATATTTACAGGTTGCTGCAGAAGACGCGGAAGGCTCGCGACCGCCAAACGGCCGACGGCAACGACCAGATCCTGCAGATCGAAGCCTCACCCTATGTCGGCGAAGCGGCTTGCGAAGACGCAGCCAAAGCGATGAAGAAGCTGATCGCTAGTTTTGATCGCGTGCTGGACGATCGCGAACAGGAAATCGTCCGCCGCCGGTTTGGGCTGAATGCATCGGGCAAAGGGGCGTCGATGCGAGCCATCGGCGACGATTTAGGGATCAGTAAAGAACGCGTCCGACAGCTCCTGAACAGTAGTATCGAAAAGCTGGCCAAAATCGCTGAGCCGCTGGAATCCATTCTTCAACAAGACCGTCCATGA
- a CDS encoding redoxin domain-containing protein: MTYADVPIDRDSINPAYKPRGWMRYALRGAAVYHLAWGALAIMMPATMLGWLGADGDGLALTLWQYIGLLVGLFGIGCGIASRNPTGHWLLLTIGLMGKIFTATGFALAFSTGAVPMAIGWTVLTNDLIWMVPLALILWESAHTAHAVDSAHSEPEADDPMNDLRTNTGKSLNELANANPQMIVFLRHAGCTFCRQTLADISLQRALIEETGCRLLFVHLGPEDAQATEVFRRYDVDDVPRISDPKCRLYRQFGLELGGFSQLFGLRVWLRGLIYGFVNGHGIGAIQGNSFQMPGVYLYHCGMILDGIRHELASDRTNYVDFARQIEQSPPAVSA, translated from the coding sequence ATGACATACGCAGACGTTCCTATCGATCGGGATTCCATCAATCCCGCCTACAAACCACGAGGTTGGATGCGGTACGCGCTGCGCGGTGCGGCCGTCTACCATCTCGCCTGGGGTGCGTTGGCGATCATGATGCCCGCGACGATGCTCGGCTGGCTGGGTGCCGACGGCGACGGATTAGCCCTCACCCTCTGGCAATACATCGGCTTGCTTGTCGGGCTGTTTGGAATCGGGTGCGGGATCGCATCGCGAAACCCGACCGGGCACTGGCTGCTGCTGACGATCGGGTTGATGGGAAAGATCTTCACAGCCACAGGATTCGCGCTGGCGTTTTCAACTGGTGCGGTCCCTATGGCGATCGGTTGGACTGTGCTCACCAACGATCTGATATGGATGGTTCCATTGGCGTTGATTCTTTGGGAATCGGCGCACACCGCCCATGCCGTCGATTCGGCTCACAGCGAACCGGAAGCCGACGATCCGATGAACGATCTGCGGACCAACACCGGCAAAAGCTTAAACGAACTGGCCAACGCCAACCCGCAAATGATCGTCTTCCTGCGTCATGCCGGCTGTACGTTTTGCCGTCAGACGCTGGCCGACATCTCGCTGCAACGGGCGTTGATCGAGGAGACCGGATGCCGGTTGTTGTTCGTCCACCTTGGCCCCGAAGACGCTCAAGCGACCGAAGTCTTTCGCCGCTACGACGTCGACGATGTTCCCCGAATCTCCGACCCGAAGTGTCGGTTGTACCGGCAGTTTGGACTGGAGCTCGGTGGCTTTTCGCAGCTGTTTGGCCTGCGAGTCTGGCTGCGTGGCTTGATCTACGGATTTGTCAACGGACATGGGATCGGCGCGATCCAAGGCAACAGCTTTCAGATGCCGGGAGTCTATCTGTACCACTGCGGCATGATCCTTGACGGCATCCGCCACGAACTCGCGTCGGATCGCACCAACTACGTCGACTTCGCCCGCCAGATCGAACAATCGCCCCCCGCAGTCTCCGCATAG
- a CDS encoding type II toxin-antitoxin system HicB family antitoxin — translation MLTPNFNAVIRRDGQWWIGWIEEIPGVNSQGATRDELIANLRDALVEAIELNREDARRAAGEAYEEVAIQP, via the coding sequence ATGCTGACTCCCAACTTCAATGCAGTAATTCGCCGTGATGGCCAATGGTGGATCGGCTGGATCGAGGAGATTCCAGGCGTCAATTCACAAGGTGCAACTCGCGATGAGCTGATAGCGAACCTACGCGATGCGCTTGTGGAGGCGATCGAACTGAATCGCGAAGACGCTCGAAGAGCTGCGGGCGAAGCATATGAAGAGGTGGCGATTCAACCGTGA
- a CDS encoding type II toxin-antitoxin system PemK/MazF family toxin gives MNVGDIHWVDFPRANGREQHGRRPAIIMQEDRYAGGLPTALVVPLSTAIRALRFAGTTTIAASSESGLGKASVALVFQLRAIDRGRIREKMGHIGDAGCEAVFNELSKLLGRSI, from the coding sequence ATGAATGTCGGCGACATTCATTGGGTCGATTTTCCGCGGGCCAATGGTCGGGAACAACATGGCCGTCGCCCCGCCATCATCATGCAGGAAGATCGATATGCAGGAGGTCTACCTACAGCGCTGGTGGTGCCGCTGAGCACGGCAATTCGAGCGTTGCGGTTCGCAGGAACCACGACGATTGCCGCATCGTCAGAAAGCGGGTTGGGCAAGGCTTCCGTTGCGTTGGTGTTTCAATTGCGAGCGATCGACCGAGGCCGTATCCGCGAGAAGATGGGGCACATCGGCGATGCCGGTTGCGAAGCCGTTTTCAATGAGTTGAGCAAACTATTGGGGCGGTCGATTTGA
- a CDS encoding ribbon-helix-helix domain-containing protein, translating to MNIELPREAMQFVEGLVASGEYDSANEAVVDGVRLLMGRQQLRSDIQKGIAELDAGLGINGDEVFADLDQRPQS from the coding sequence ATGAACATCGAACTACCACGCGAAGCAATGCAGTTTGTTGAGGGGCTCGTCGCCTCCGGCGAATACGATTCGGCAAATGAGGCCGTTGTCGACGGCGTGCGATTGTTGATGGGCCGGCAACAGTTGCGATCTGACATCCAGAAGGGGATTGCTGAACTGGATGCGGGGTTGGGCATAAACGGCGACGAAGTGTTTGCCGATCTCGATCAACGTCCGCAGTCCTGA